A window of the Diceros bicornis minor isolate mBicDic1 chromosome 28, mDicBic1.mat.cur, whole genome shotgun sequence genome harbors these coding sequences:
- the LOC131393715 gene encoding olfactory receptor 1J21-like, whose product MRRDNQSSVSEFLLLGLPVWTKKQGMYYTLFLGMYLTTVLGNLLIILLIRLDSHLHTPMYFFLSHLAFTDVSFSSVTAPKMLMNMQTESQSISYAGCISQVCFFLLFGGLDSFLLTSMAYDRYVAICHPLHYTTTMSQKLCFLLVTVSWVLSCTSALLHTLLLARLSFCGDNTLPHFFCDLSTLLKLSSSDTTVNELVILTVGVVVITLPLMCILVSYGQIGATTRRVPSTKGICKALSTCGSHLSVVSLYYGAIIGLYFFPSSSNSNDKDVIVSVLYTLVTPMLNPFIYSLRNRDMKGALRNILSKRKFSPC is encoded by the coding sequence ATGAGGAGGGATAATCAGAGCAGTgtgtctgaattcctcctcctggggCTCCCCGTCTGGACAAAGAAGCAAGGCATGTACTACACTCTTttcctgggcatgtacctgaCGACAGTGCTggggaacctgctcatcatcctgCTTATCAGGCTGGACTCTCACCTCCAcactcccatgtacttcttcctcagccacTTGGCCTTCACTGATGTCTCTTTCTCATCAGTCACAGCTCCAAAGATGCTCATGAATATGCAGACAgagagtcaatccatctcatatgcTGGGTGCATTTCCCAGGTGTGTTTCTTCTTGTTGTTTGGGGGTCTTGACAGCTTCCTTCTCACATCAATGGCCTATGACAGGTATGTGGCCATCTGTCACCCCCTCCACTACACCACCACCATGAGTCAGAAACTGTGTTTCCTGCTAGTAACTGTGTCCTGGGTCCTATCCTGCACCAGTGCCCTTTTGCACACCCTCCTCCTGGCCCGTCTCTCTTTCTGTGGAGACAACACTCTCCCCCACTTCTTCTGTGACCTTTCTACCTTACTTAAGCTGTCCAGCTCAGACACCACAGTCAATGAGCTGGTTATCCTCACTGTGGGAGTGGTGGTCATTACCCTGCCATTAATGTGTATCTTGGTCTCCTATGGCCAAATTGGGGCCACCACTCGTAGAGTCCCCTCCACTAAGGGAATCTGCAAAGCCTTGTCcacatgtggctctcacctctcTGTGGTGTCTCTGTACTATGGAGCAATTATTGGACtgtattttttcccctcatcCAGTAACTCCAATGACAAGGATGTCATTGTATCTGTATTGTACACTCTGGTCACTCCCATGCTAAATCCCTTTATCTACAGTCTGAGGAATCGGGATatgaaaggagctctgaggaatatactcagtaaaagaaaattttcaccaTGCTGA
- the LOC131393716 gene encoding olfactory receptor 1L8-like yields MERVNQTSSVSEFILLGLSSQPKDQKPLFFLFLTIYLITITGNLFIILAICSDPQLQTPMYFFLSFLSFTDICFTTTIVPRMLVNFLSKTISYAGCLTQMYFIYALGNSDSFLLAVMAFDRYVAICDPFHYVTTMSHHRCVLLVAFCCSFPHLHSLLHTLLLNHLTFCDSNVIHHFLCDLSPLMKLSCSSTFVNEIVIRIEGSVVLVTPFLSIAFSYIRILTVVLKIPSAAGQRKAFSTCGSHLTVVTLFYGSIFYVYLQPLSTYTVRDHIATIVYTVLSSMLNPFIYSLRNKDLKGGLRKLMGKRKSQALPS; encoded by the coding sequence ATGGAAAGAGTCAACCAAACCAGCAGTGTATCTGAATTCATCCTCCTGGGACTCTCTTCCCAGCCCAAGGACCAGAAGCcactctttttcctcttcctcaccaTATACCTCATCACCATAACAGGGAACCTGTTTATCATCCTGGCCATTTGCTCTGATCCCCAGCTCCAGACCCCcatgtatttcttcttgagtttccTGTCTTTCACAGACATTTGCTTCACAACAACCATTGTCCCCAGGATGCTAGTGAACTTCCTGTCAAAGACCATCTCCTATGCTGGGTGTCTGAcacagatgtattttatttatgctTTGGGCAACTCGGACAGCTTCCTTCTGGCAGTCATGGCCtttgaccgctatgtggccatctgtgaCCCCTTCCACTATGTCACCACCATGAGCCACCACCGCTGTGTTCTGCTGGTGGCCTTCTGCTGCTCATTTCCTCACCTCCACTCACTGCTACACACACTTCTACTGAATCATCTCACCTTCTGTGACTCCAACGTTATCCATCACTTTCTCTGTGACCTCAGTCCTCTGATGAAATTGTCCTGCTCCTCCACATTTGTCAATGAAATTGTGATAAGGATAGAAGGATCTGTTGTTTTAGTGACCCCCTTTCTATCCATTGCTTTCTCTTATATACGAATCCTCACCGTGGTTCTCAAAATTCCCTCAGCTGCTGGGCAACgcaaagccttctccacctgtggtTCTCACCTCACTGTGGTAACACTCTTCTATGGAAGCATCTTCTATGTCTATTTACAGCCCCTGTCCACCTATACTGTCAGGGACCACATAGCAACAATTGTCTACACAGTTTTGTCCTCCATGCTAAACCCTTTTATCTACAGCCTGAGAAACAAAGACCTGAAAGGGGGCCTGAGGAAGCTGATGGGCAAGAGGAAATCCCAGGCATTACCCTCTTGA